AGCAAAACCCCATAAAATACAGATTGCTATCACTACATTACCACCAAATACTTTATACCCATTCGGTTTGTAAGCAGGGAAAACATCCGCAGGATTTTGAGCTTCACGCTCACGCTGTCTTACTTTCCAAGCCATAAAACCAGGCATAATAATACCACAAATCGTAGATACCGCACCTGCATAAGCAATTGCTGTAACGAACCCCATAGGAGCAAGTACAGACATTACTAATGGTGGAATGAATGTGATCAACCAGCTTTTTGTTCTATCTGCTTTCTTAGTTGAGTCAAATTGGAAGAAGTCTGTAAAGAAGTGGAATACCCCTAAACCAACACCAACGAAAGAAGATAAAATAGCTGCGATAGAGAATATTTTCACAGCATTTTTAATGGTTTCAGACTCAATAACTCCGCCCATTGCTTGTAATAAGGCCTCAACACTTCCGCCTTTAGCAATAACTGGTAAGAAATCAATTCTTGGTAAATTACCAAAAACACTCACTAACCAGAAAATATAAAGACCTAATGCGATTACAGCACCCCATAACATTGCTTTAGCAGCTTTTGCCTCTTCACCATAATATTCACGAATAGAAGAAGCTGCGTGTTGATATCCAAAAGAAGTAAAGGCTACTGGTAATAAAGAGATAGCGAAAACAGCATAATTAGTATTTTCTTCTGGTCCAGCTATTGTATTAAGCAATACACCTAAATCCATTTTTAATGTTAAGCCTGAAACACCAAGAATGAAAGAAAGTGCCATTACAGTAACAAGGAAAGTAGAGAATCTATCGACTAGTCTTGTTGAGTGCCATACAAACATAGAGAAAACAGCAACAGCAATAATAGACCAAATACGACTACCGTATTCACCAAAATCAACAAACTGCCCAAAAATTCCATTAAATAAATTACCTAACGCTGTTGTATAAGCATAAAGTAAAATACCACCAAGGAAATAGAAAGCTAAGTTATTAATAATATTAACTTTTTCACCCAGCAAATCTTTGGTTACTGTATTATAAGAAGCGGTTAAATCATAGTTTTTATAGGCTTCTAATAACAACCAGCCAGCCCAAATTAAAACTATCATTGTTGCGAAAAGAATAACAAAAGTCCATATTGTCCAAGCGCCCGCACCAGCTGCTGGCAGACCTAACATACCCGCACCAACACACACACTTGCAACAATACTTGCACCACCTAAAATTGAAGGTTGTTTTTTCATGATAAACCCCATTTTAATTTCAATTAAATACTTAAGTTTAATCTACTAAAATAGGCAAACATTCCCTTAGCTATATGAAACTATAAACTTTGCATATGCTATATCATCACTATTTGTTAAAACAAATAAACACATTAATTATTTTATTAGTAACAAAATAAAGTTCTAGAAATTTATACTTAGAGAATATCTACCTCATAATAAAAAGGGTCGAAAGCCATTTAATTAAAGCCTTCAACCCTGCTTATTACCTAATTTTAATACTCTATAATACTAATAATTAGATGTGTTCAAAACGTGCTGTAAAGAAGCGAAGTTGTTTTGGCTCGTAAACAAATTTTAAGCCTTTAATTGTTTCTTTTCTCTTATACAGACGAATAACGCTGTCAGCAACTACATCCATATGCTTATATGTATAAACACGACGTGGAATAGTTAAACGAACAGTTTCTAGTTTTGGTCTGTGGTTTTCACCAGTTTTAATATCACGACCAGCAGAGATGATACCACGCTCCATTGAACGTACACCTGACTCAATATAAAGTTCTGCAGCAAGAGCTTGTGCTGGGAACTCATCTTGTGTTAAGTGTGGGCAGAAACGACGAGCATCAAGGAATACTGCATGTCCACCAACTGGTTCAATAATTGGAACACCCGCTTCTTTTAGACGTTCACCTAAGTAACGAACTTGTAGAACACGGTGTTGGATATATTCAAACTGCATAGCTTCTTTAAGACCGATAGCCATCGCTTCCATATCACGACCAGCCATACCGCCGTATGAAGGCATACCTTCATAAACAACCACGATTTCTTTTGCAGCTAAGAATAACTCTTCATCATTCATACATAAGAAACCACCGATATTTGTCAAGCAGTCTTTTTTACCACTCATTGTACAACCATCAGCATAGCTGAACATTTCGTGTACGATTTCTTTGATTGTTTTATCTTGGAAACCATCTTCTTGCTCTTTAATGAAATAAGCATTTTCAACACAACGAGTTGCATCCATAAATACTTTAATACCGTGTTTTGCAGTTAATTCTCTAACTTCACGCATATTTTTCATTGATACTGGCTGACCACCAGCAAGGTTTACAGTTACCGCTAAACATACATAAGCGATATTTTCTGCACCTTTCTCATTGATTACTTTTTCAAGTTTAGCAAGATCGATATCACCTTTAAATGGTACTTCTAATCCAGCATCATGCGCTTCATCACGAATAATATCTACGAAGATACCACCATTTTTCTCTTGGTGATAACGAGTTGTCGTGAAATACATATTACCTGGTACATATTGCCCTTCTTTAATAGCAATTGTTGATAAGATATTTTCAGCACCACGACCTTGGTGAGTAGGAACTATGTATTTAAAGCCAAATAATTCTTGAACTGTTTCTTGTAAATGATAGAAGTTGCGACTTCCTGCATAAGCTTCATCACCTTGCATGATTCCACCCCATTGGGCGTCACTCATCGCGTTAGTACCACTATCTGTTAATAAATCGATAAATACATCTTTAGAATCTAACAAGAAAGTGTTATAACCCGCTTTTTTAGCAGCTTCTTCACGAGCTGCACGATCAATCATTGCTACAGTTTCAACGCTTTTAATACGGAATGGTTCCGCTGGATACATATTCATGTCCATAATATTTTTCCTTTAAAATATAAAATTAAAATATCATCCATACTAAATACTAATATTCAAAAAATAGTAAATCTGATAATTGAATATCAAGGCGGCTCCCCTACCTACGTATATAATTACTCCCTTTTTATTTAATGATCAACAAAAAATTATTTAATTTGTGACGTAAAACACATTTTTTATAAAAAATTAATTTACGCCCAAAATATTCTTTATTTTAATGTTTAAAATATTTATTTTTGTTTATAAGTCTGTAAAATATATGTTA
This DNA window, taken from Pasteurella skyensis, encodes the following:
- a CDS encoding aromatic amino acid transporter, coding for MKKQPSILGGASIVASVCVGAGMLGLPAAGAGAWTIWTFVILFATMIVLIWAGWLLLEAYKNYDLTASYNTVTKDLLGEKVNIINNLAFYFLGGILLYAYTTALGNLFNGIFGQFVDFGEYGSRIWSIIAVAVFSMFVWHSTRLVDRFSTFLVTVMALSFILGVSGLTLKMDLGVLLNTIAGPEENTNYAVFAISLLPVAFTSFGYQHAASSIREYYGEEAKAAKAMLWGAVIALGLYIFWLVSVFGNLPRIDFLPVIAKGGSVEALLQAMGGVIESETIKNAVKIFSIAAILSSFVGVGLGVFHFFTDFFQFDSTKKADRTKSWLITFIPPLVMSVLAPMGFVTAIAYAGAVSTICGIIMPGFMAWKVRQREREAQNPADVFPAYKPNGYKVFGGNVVIAICILWGFAVAIIHLLAMFGMIPTFG
- a CDS encoding tyrosine phenol-lyase, with protein sequence MNMYPAEPFRIKSVETVAMIDRAAREEAAKKAGYNTFLLDSKDVFIDLLTDSGTNAMSDAQWGGIMQGDEAYAGSRNFYHLQETVQELFGFKYIVPTHQGRGAENILSTIAIKEGQYVPGNMYFTTTRYHQEKNGGIFVDIIRDEAHDAGLEVPFKGDIDLAKLEKVINEKGAENIAYVCLAVTVNLAGGQPVSMKNMREVRELTAKHGIKVFMDATRCVENAYFIKEQEDGFQDKTIKEIVHEMFSYADGCTMSGKKDCLTNIGGFLCMNDEELFLAAKEIVVVYEGMPSYGGMAGRDMEAMAIGLKEAMQFEYIQHRVLQVRYLGERLKEAGVPIIEPVGGHAVFLDARRFCPHLTQDEFPAQALAAELYIESGVRSMERGIISAGRDIKTGENHRPKLETVRLTIPRRVYTYKHMDVVADSVIRLYKRKETIKGLKFVYEPKQLRFFTARFEHI